The Lycium barbarum isolate Lr01 chromosome 10, ASM1917538v2, whole genome shotgun sequence genome includes a region encoding these proteins:
- the LOC132615790 gene encoding L-ascorbate oxidase gives MVEHFHHQSHFVKFLVLCLLFLATISVEARIRHHKWEVKYEYKSPDCFKKLSISINGKTPGPTIVAQQGDTIVVEVKNSLLTENLAIHWHGIRQIGTPWADGTEGITQCPVVPGDTFVYKFVVDRPGTYLYHAHYGMQRQAGLQGMIKVLVPKGVVEPFSYDHDRNILLTDWYHKSTYEQATGLASLSFVWVGEPQSILIHGRGRFNCSPPSTDATLCNATHPQCTPYTMTVVPGKTYRLRIGSLTALAALSFEIEGHNMTVIEADGHYVEPFVVQNLFIYSGETYSVLIKADQDPTRNYWASTKVVSRNSATPNGLGIFNYYPNHPRRRPPTIPPVGPRWDDVAPRVAQSVAIKSHKDYIHAPPQTSDRVIVMLNTQNTVNGYMRWSVNNVSFNMPHTPYLIALKHNLLHTFEQTPPPDNYDHENYDIFNVAKNVNATTSSSIYRLKFNTTVDIILQNANTINPNNSETHPWHLHGHDFWVLGYGNGKFNQSIDPKNYNLENPIMKNTIPVHPYGWTALRFRADNPGVWAFHCHIESHFFMGMGVVFEEGIEKVGKLPTSIMGCGESKRFHRP, from the exons ATGGTTGAGCATTTTCATCATCAAAGTCATTTTGTAAAGTTTCTGGTTCTATGCTTGTTATTTCTGGCTACTATTTCAGTTGAAGCTCGAATTCGACATCATAAATGGGAGGTTAAATATGAATATAAATCCCCAGATTGTTTCAAGAAGCTTTCTATTAGCATTAATGGTAAAACTCCAGGACCTACCATTGTTGCTCAACAAGGTGACACTATTGTTGTTGAAGTCAAAAACAGCTTGTTAACTGAAAATCTTGCTATCCATTGGCATGGAATTAGACAG ATTGGAACACCATGGGCTGATGGAACAGAAGGAATCACACAATGTCCCGTTGTGCCAGGGGATACTTTTGTTTACAAATTTGTTGTTGATAGG CCTGGAACATATTTATACCATGCTCATTATGGTATGCAAAGACAAGCAGGGTTACAAGGAATGATCAAAGTATTAGTTCCTAAGGGAGTTGTAGAGCCCTTTTCATATGACCATGATAGGAACATTCTTCTCACTGATTGGTACCACAAAAGCACTTATGAACAAGCAACTGGTCTTGCTTCATTGTCTTTTGTTTGGGTTGGAGAACCTCAG TCAATCTTGATTCATGGAAGAGGAAGGTTCAATTGTTCTCCTCCAAGCACAGATGCTACTCTTTGTAATGCTACACATCCTCAATGTACACCTTATACAATGACTGTTGTTCCTGGCAAGACTTATAGGCTTAGAATTGGCAGCTTGACTGCTCTTGCTGCTCTAAGTTTTGAAATTGAG GGGCATAACATGACAGTTATAGAGGCAGATGGTCACTATGTGGAGCCATTTGTTGTACAAAATCTCTTCATTTATTCTGGAGAAACATACTCTGTCCTAATCAAAGCTGATCAAGACCCTACAAGAAATTATTGGGCTAGTACAAAAGTTGTCAGTAGGAACAGTGCTACTCCAAATGGTTTGGGCATTTTCAATTACTACCCAAATCATCCTAGGAGAAGACCCCCTACTATACCACCTGTAGGGCCCCGTTGGGATGACGTTGCCCCCAGGGTGGCTCAGAGCGTTGCGATCAAGTCCCACAAAGATTACATCCATGCTCCTCCTCAAACATCGGACAGGGTCATCGTCATGCTCAACACACAAAACACGGTGAATGGTTATATGCGTTGGTCCGTCAACAATGTCTCGTTCAATATGCCCCATACGCCTTATCTGATTGCCCTTAAGCACAACCTATTACATACTTTCGAGCAAACTCCTCCTCCGGACAACTATGACCATGAGAATTATGACATATTCAATGTCGCGAAGAATGTGAATGCCACAACTAGCAGCTCGATTTACCGGTTGAAGTTCAACACAACAGTGGACATCATATTGCAAAATGCCAACACAATAAATCCCAACAACAGTGAGACACATCCTTGGCATTTACATGGGCATGACTTTTGGGTATTGGGCTATGGAAATGGAAAGTTCAACCAATCCATTGACCCAAAGAATTACAACCTTGAGAACCCAATTATGAAAAATACAATCCCTGTCCATCCTTATGGATGGACCGCATTGCGTTTTCGGGCTGATAATCCAGGTGTCTGGGCCTTCCATTGCCATATTGAGTCACATTTCTTCATGGGAATGGGAGTTGTCTTTGAAGAAGGAATTGAAAAGGTTGGCAAATTGCCTACTTCTATCATGGGCTGTGGTGAGAGCAAAAGGTTCCACAGGCCTTAA